TTGTgtactctcatgtattcaaggtgcatgGAAATATTCTAATACCTTTCACGTGATGGTTAcagcacattacatttttaaaatcagtatAAATCTTTTGTAGCAAATGCTATACATGTTTTTCAAGTCATTAAGAGACCAAATTGGGCAGAAAGATAACATTTTTATGAacttttcatgtgtttttaactggattaaaataaattctaattTTGATCACTTCAGACAAACTTAGTgtgaagtttaaaaaatatatatattttgacctTTGTTTTATGAATATGCACATTTTGTGCAGATCATAtggagtaaccctgagaaaacctcTTGATATTCTCGACTCAAATtcttaatatttgaaaaaaaaaggtttcttgccttgaaaaatatgtttgaaaactttttctgGTTAAACACTTTGCCTTTGAGAACTGAAGGAACTACAGAAACTAAAGCATACCTTTTATAAGAACAGTCCAATAATATTCATGTTACAAAGTCGATAACTAGTAATGTTGTATGCTTATTATATACTACTGTATTCATATTTGTTACTAGAGTCATTTGGTGTTGTGGGAAGCTCTGATGTTCTCTTGCTACTTCATGGTTTTCCTACTTCCAGCTATGACTGGTACAAGGTGAGCAGAACACAGAATCATCCAAAAgacttaaaaatgcaattttcatatataaaactgcATCATCATTACAGCCAGCTAGCAATAAATGAAATGAGTTGCAGTATACAGACAATGACTGCACACTAAGCTAGCTTTAGCTTTGGATGTGTTCACATTGCTCATGATCTGTTTGTTCAACCATGATCTCTCAATTTGTAGATCTGGGATTCTCTGACTCTTCGCTTCAACAGAGTCATTGCCCTTGACTTCCTGGGCTTTGGTTTCTCAGACAAACCGGTAAGATGAAAGCTAGGCAATCATTACAATTAAATGTCATTAAGATCTTCCAATACTACTGTTTGAgatgtatattgttttttatCATCTGTAATTTAATTTCTCTGTTGAAATAATGATTAATGGCATGGTGACTTTGTGCTCCAGAGACCACACCGTTACTCCATCTTTGAGCAGGCTAGTGTGGTGGAGGCCCTGATTGCTCATTTAGGTCTGTCAGAGCAGAGGATCAATGTTCTGTCACATGACTATGGAGACACTGTAGCTCTCGAGTTACTGTACAGGTGAGCATCTGCTAAAGGGTTGTAAAACTCTCTTTGCATCATTCAGTGTTTGTTGACAGTCTATGAGATCAGGAGATTTAAGGCGCCAACCTAAACCGTAATCTTgtgctgcacgattatgacaaatataattgtcaattatttaccttgattttgtaATTGCAATTAACAAACTGAGAAATGTTAAAGGAATTTTACAGGtgtaatacaagttaagatcaagcAACATATTGATTACTGCCAAAAATTTCAACATGTCCCTTTGTTGAtgctggagtcacgagtttgaatccatggtgtgctgagtgaatccagtcaggtctcctaagcaaccaaattagcccggttgctagggaaggtagttacatgggctaacctcctcgtggtcacgattacgggttctccctctcaatggggcgcgtggtaagctgtgcgtggatcgcggagagtagcatgagtctccacgtgctgtgagtgtccgcggtgtcatgcacaacgtgccacgtgataagatgctcagattgacggtctcagaagctgaagcaactgagacttgtcctccgccacccagatcgaggtgagtaaccgcaccaccacaaggacctactaagtattgggaattgggcattccaaattgggagaaaatgggataaaaaaaataaaaaaaacattgtggttaTAGTGaagcactaacaatggaagtgaatggggcacatccatacattttaaaattgggGATTGGAATTTGAGAAATTTTGTAAATCCTAAAGTATGCTTCGGTGAGCCATGAACGTTGAGTGTCCGCGTACAAGATGCTTGATGCTTaactcgtcatcagcagagtgcgcgAGACTGAACACTTGTCTTTGAACACGCAGAATGCACATGCGTCgtgagttatttgcactaattagagGGTTCACATGGTGGCATAACTTTGAGACGTTGCTGTCAATGCGCATAGTTATATGGAGTGTACTTTGACTGGCTCGAGTTCGACTGTACGCAGACGCTGAGCATTTGTGTCAAACTGTAAGTTTACCTAGGGCTTAACCCACTAAAATACGAGTAATTGATTACTCGTAAATTAAAATGTCTGTTACAAATATACAATATGACACATATGTGAAATTtctatttagttttattcacaaatttTATTAAGAACGATTTAAAAATAAgctaacttaaaaaaattatgcttTGCTTTtgcgaaaaaaataaaatgagaaatatgcagaaatcaaaagttttaaaaataacagggaaaaaaacatttgcacgCACTTGgagcttacatagaaaccaaAACTGACGGCATGAGGTAATGCAAATAAATTCCGAGTCTACATAAAGGCTATCttatttttatcatttcacatattattattcagaaaaacaagtggtgaatGTTGGTTTTTATAAATTGCACTCTGCCCGTGTTCAGAGATTTAATGCACATATCGGTCTGATTCAGAGATTCTCGTACTGCTTTGCATTTAATTTCCAGCATAAAAAAGATCCTTGTCTATGCATGACtctaaaaaacaaattttaatcgaGTTGAATTTAATAAGGATCGAAGTattgccacttttttttttttattgccacacTTGGCTTTGTGTGACATCAGACACCATCACATATAAAATTCGTTGCCATAATGAATTAACGCCTGTAAAACCTATCAGCGAttttatcactttttttttaaaattaatataaatattgtttttttttagtcatgttaacacgcataatgtttacgtcttgtggttgatcttttgaaaccatgtgtattgtattatttattgaccggcctcattcacttccattgtaagtgtcttaatgtaacaaaatattttcGACTCGTTCATTTAAAAATTAATGTACTATATATtctacaaatactgtcgattgagcttaatttgtattgaacccggaatataccTTTAAGCTGAATTACTTTTTTGAATTGCTTTGTTGTATATCATTAAATCAACTTCACATTTTCCTCCTTAGTAGCACAAAAAACTAAACTGTTTTTCAATATTAGTACATCAAACACCTCTTTaacctcttggctcaattcaaagaATCCATATTTCAAAGCTAtgtgttttattgttgcaggaaagtgagtagatggtatattttaacattttgaatatattgttatttgtgattttattattGATTAAAACCAGAAGCCATCGCGTCTGACATCATATCTTGATCTGTTGCAGTGTCTGAAACAATTTTGCATGCTTAAAATCTCCTGTGGGTGTTTACACTCAGTTTACGCTGTGTTAGAGAGTGCTGCAAATGCATTGATTGTCAGTGGGGATGGTAGGTCATAGGTATGGGGAGGGAAAACGCAAGGGTTTGAGATAGTGACGCTCTGTCATGGGACCAACAGTTGAGAACATTTTTCAACTTTTGCCGCAACACTATCTGAGATTCTCATTGTTTAACAGATGCCTACATCAGAGAGGTGGGTCAAGTTGTGCTTTCGGAAATCAAACTGGCTGTATGCCCGCTTGAATTCAAACTGACACAACTCTAAACAGAGCTTACACATTCCAATCCATCTGCACTTTTCACAAGTAGTTATTTGTGGTAGCTATACAGTATTAattgtttgattaattgtgcagccgtAGTGTTACCTTTTATCTTCAATCCTTGTGTCAACATCTTAAACAACTGTTCTAGATAATAAAATCCAGAAAGACTGAACTGTACTGTAGGTTAGGACAGAGTTGCACAGTTAGGAGCTTAATGTTTCTGTGAATATGATCTGGGTGATTCTCACATGCAGTTAAACACACAGGAGTGACCATAACAGGACTGGACACATCACCATAAACAGCCTCTGTCTCTCAAATGGAGGTACATAAAAGTTTCTTGGAGCACTTTTTCTTAATGTTAGTTTTATTGAGACATTCATATTTAAGATTATATAGGATCATGCCAGTAACCTGTTTTCGTTCATTCAAGGTATATTTCCAGAGACTCATCATCCAAGATTCATGCAGAAAGTGAGTGTGAAACAGATGGTTTATAAAGACACATTTGTTAATGGCAACATTAACATCATTTCATTCTTGAATAAATGAGAAGTCAATtcttgcaatttttttttgtcatctacAGGTGCTAAAAGACTCTGGCATCATTTCACCTTTACTTACTCGCCTCATAAACTTCCAGCTGTTCTCTAGAGGGTAAGTGGAGTGTCTAGAATGGGGGGTGTGTAGACAACTGGATGTTTATTAGTGTAGAGTTTGAACTGTTTATCATATTTTACATAGCTGTAAATAATTTCATTGAATCACTAATCTGTTAGCCATAGCTTAAACATtcaattgcaaaaattattttggatCTTTAGTTCTTTTGGGCCTTGATTCTTCATACCCAATTACATTATGTAGAATGATCTACATAAGTTTATACATCTCCTTAATCTACAGAATAAGGGATGTTTTTGGACCATACACTCAGCCAACCGAAGCAGAGTTCTGGGACATGTGGACAGGCATTCGCTTTAATGATGGAAATCTGGTCATGGACAGGTAATGCTTATAACATGTGTCCACTTTTGTCCATGTATTGTGTATGTAAAGTTCTAAAAGGGCTTTGTAGAGCTGCAGCACTCCATGCTTTGCTTATAATGATGACCtttacatacaccgatcagccacaatattaaaactgtCTGCCTAATATTCTGTCGGTCCCCCTCGTCCCACCAAATCATCGCCAActctcatctcagaatagcattctgatatactattcttctctccacaattgttcagagtggttatctgagttacggtagactttgtcagttcaaaccagtctggccattctctgttgacctctctcatcaacaaggcgtttctgtccgcagaactgccgctcactggatgtttttggcagagtaaattctagagactgttgtgtgtgaaaagcccaggagatcagcagttacagaaatactcaaaccagcccgtctggcaccaactgtCTGTTGGGGCCAgacggctggtttgagtatttctcaatggcagttgagacagaaacaccttgttgatgagagaggtcaacagagaatagccagactgtttCAATGCTATTCTGATATCCGGGTTGGcgttgttttggtggcatgatGGGGACcaacataatattaggcaggtggttttaatgttgtggctgatctgtgtatatagcCCAAAACAATGTCCTAGAAACTTGCCATTCCTTTACAGACATCATTGTGAAGGAAAGCCTGATGTTAGTTTTACCATACTAAACATTGCACTGGACTAACACACCTCTGCTGTGTGTCTTGTCTAGTATCCTACAGTACATTAACCAGAGGCTGAAGCACAGAGACAGATGGGTGGGGGCCCTAACCTCAACTTCAACACCATGTGAGTATGCAGACTTTCATTCATTACTAAAGTCCTGGAGTTTTGATGACTAATGTCTTTGGCAAGGCTTTGCTTGACCACCTAGTCTAGCCAAACTGTTGCCAGACTAAGGTGATTCACTGTCTAAGTGTGTATGTGGCTCACTCTGTTGGCTTTGCTTAAAAACTTGGCCATAAGCTAAGTAGTTTAATCCATTGAAAATCACAGTGGAAGCTGCTTAGCCCATCTGTGAGCATTTGAGGTGATGGTTAAGGTTACAGCACATATTGTCAGCATTCACATAGTTGAGTGATGTGGTGTGGTATACAACATACACTACATTACTGAAGCATCAGATATAAATTTAGTTTAATAAGAACTAGGGATGTCGAAAGTACTGGTACTCTGACACCAAGTCAAAACTAAAATATAACAAGTCAGTGATGCGATACCAGTGTTTCAGCAGTACTGGTAATACAAACTCAATTcgacacacacactgtctgaccGACACATGACTGCTTCCAACTGATTACACACAAATTTGGCTTATTTGGGAAAAATGTTAAGTCAATTAAAGTAAAATTAAATGCataatatgtcctagtgtgataaacTGCAAAGGATGCAATCTTAGTCTGCAAGAGCTGCATGCTTTAAAGTAAATTGTAAAGTGAAGCCGACTGCGCTGTgtgttgtatgagatgacagagcagagcactcatcaaattattgatgaatgttgTTTGACAGTGCCTCCCCCGTCAAAGTTTAATGAAGCGATGGCCCAAGGTTAGTTAAGGTGATATCACATTATGTTGTTTTGAGCCCAACTCATTTTTATTtccaactaacacttaaaatggttgtcATTCTCTGTCTGGATTGCTCGTTTCTTtactttttacattgtttttttaatggagACCAGATGCAGAAAACAGTCCAGTGACCAGTAGAATCATCATAACGCCCCCAGTGTTTGGTTAGGAAAACTATGGATAAGACAATATTTTTG
This sequence is a window from Xyrauchen texanus isolate HMW12.3.18 chromosome 45, RBS_HiC_50CHRs, whole genome shotgun sequence. Protein-coding genes within it:
- the mest gene encoding mesoderm-specific transcript homolog protein; this encodes MALNSTNTTETPCDQVQNSSMTRDSPKNEGACGVARRASREWWLHVGLLCIPLVAVYLHIPPPELSSALNTWRSSGHFFAFRGNDIFYKESFGVVGSSDVLLLLHGFPTSSYDWYKIWDSLTLRFNRVIALDFLGFGFSDKPRPHRYSIFEQASVVEALIAHLGLSEQRINVLSHDYGDTVALELLYRSDHNRTGHITINSLCLSNGGIFPETHHPRFMQKVLKDSGIISPLLTRLINFQLFSRGIRDVFGPYTQPTEAEFWDMWTGIRFNDGNLVMDSILQYINQRLKHRDRWVGALTSTSTPLHMIYGPLDPVNPHPQFIQHYWKLVQRSTVSVLDEHVSHYPQLEDPTGFIKAYLSFINSF